TTTATCATCTATAGACTCTTGCTATCAAAATGTTTCAGGCTTTAAAATGATCTTACCCGTCATCTAAGGGTTGAGTTAGACCCTCGAGTTCCTTGAGAATTGTCAAGGATTTGGGTTCTTTGAAGTGGAAATGTTAATTCCGAGTTTGGTTGTTTGTAGGGTTTTCGTTGCTTGACTATTTCACTTTATTGCTTTATATTCAGTTTGCAACGGGGAGTTTGGAAGGTCCAATCAAGTATTAGCACATACATCTCGAAACAGTAACTCTAGCTTATCGGATACAGAAGGCAAAAATTAAGTGCATTATGTGGAGAACAAGATGCTCTACTGTATGTTTGTCCATCAATGTTTTCGGCATATAGAACGATTGTACGTGACTGAAACCTTGAAGAGAAAGTGAAGCGACAACGCTTGCACGATCCAACTGCGCATGGCTCGAGAAATTTTCTTGTAGGAATCGAACCCCTAACAAGATGCTCTACTGTATGTTATGTTATTCATTACTTAATTCCCTACTTTTTTTTTGgagaatttattttattttattattttttggtTCAAATGAGTTGCACTTGTGTGGTAGGTGAGAATCAAACCCCAAACTTCATGGTTTCGGTAAGAGAGTTGTTACCACTTGAGCTAACTCTTGTTCTCTTATTATACAGTATTTTATTATGAAATAAGCCCCCATACGTTTGACATTATGTACATCAATATCAATTTTTAAGCAAGTGTGAGATAGGGAATCGAATATACACATTTTTTACCTTGTGTTAGCCACACAAACATCTGAATAAAACATAatgaaattgaattgaaattgcATTGAATGATTATTGTCTCATATTTAAAAAGTTAAATCTAATAAGATAAATCATTATCAGCACGAATCATGATACTGTCAAATTAAAAACATCGGTCTGATTCTTTAAATTTGGAATCCTACGGCGAAATCCTCAAGATCATACGATAAATACCAAGAACACTCGTGATTGGAATCAATCGATTTAGAATATTGTATCACGGTGCTACCACCTGCAACAGGGATCCCATAATAACCGTAAGTTACCCCTTTGGGAAAATCAGTAGTagtaaaaatcctcctcttccaaGCCGCATTCGGATTTTTATGGTTAAATAATGTCCACTGTTCAACTTTTACCTCTCCAGTGTAATAATTTTTCATCTTGCAAATAAACAGAGTTGGGCACTCTTTCAAAAATGTCAAATAGTATCTGAATGTCCCGTCTTTCATGGGTGTCGTGACAAGCTCGGTATCTCTGAACGCCTCACgattcaaatcaaaagaaccaaCGGTTAGCACACTAACATTATCGATTGTATTTTTATGAACCCAATACATCACTTCATCTAAACAAAGGCTATTGATGATAGTCCGCCGAGGCGACTTTTTAATCAGTGAACTAGGTAAACACTTGTAGTTTATTGGGTTCCAATGTTTCGATCCAACGGTCAATATCGCGGCCCTTGTTGTAGTACCCTCTTTGATTGTGCTTTCGTAAATAATACTCAAAACTTTGAATACCTTATGTACAGGATCAAACCCTAATGCATACCAAAGTCTGAAAGGACCCTTGGACTTGATAGTTATTGCTGGAAGACGGATAAAATCCCGAGTTTTTATGTTCATAAGACCGGCAAACGTTGAATCTTTATCGAAGAGACAAATTAGGTCGTTGCATATATTGGACATGTATAAATAATTAGTCATAGGAAAATCATTGAAATATATGTCTCGCCCTTTGATGGGATTGCCGGTTGTTTTGGGGGTGTTGTCATCGTTGAGGTCAAATGAGATAACCGAGCCTTTTCTCCAATTAGTAAAGCGTGCCACGTAGGCAAGTTTTGAATGTTTATCATACGAAGGAGAGTGTTTAACCAAGAATGCTTGTATGGTTAATGTATCATTCCAGTGTTTCGAAACATACTGGCATCTCGACAATGACTTGGGTGGCAGCCTTGACAAGATATCGAGTTGAATTTCTTCAGGAATGTCTACAAATGATACATCACTCGTATTGCACTCCCGTCTTGTAACTTCGCCTTGAATCTTTTGCTCAACATTCATCTCCATGGAACTATCGACTATGCAAGTATTCATAATTGTGAAAGAAACAAGATTAAATTTGTTATGATAAAAATAATTGTGTCCAAAAGAAGCCGGGCTTCAAAGAGTACTTGTACTAGCAAATCCCTTTCTTAATCCTATTAgaattttaacaattttcctTAAATTAGAATTGATAGTATCTTGACGCAGAGCAATCTTTCCTTAAATTAGATAGAAAACTAAATATCAGAAGTAGACCTGTCAAAAACTGACTCGACCTGACAATAATCCAAAATAACCCTTATTTTTCAACCCAAACTCGAAAAAGTCATGGTAAATTATGTAAAAGAAAGTTGCAAACAAATCGGAGAAAATTAAAAGTCGTTGATCTATTTGTTTTTGACCCTATCTCAACTCGAAAACCATATAAACTTGACCCCTATTTTATCAACACCCAACTCGAATTCTACCAGAACTCGAAATTACCCAACCTATAACCCGCCCGTCCAACCCATTTAACATGTCAAATTAGAGAACCTTTTTTTCATTACGGATTATTTACAAAACAATTTAACATCAAAATAGATTcagttttttaaattttttttggcGTGTTTTTTTAAAGGCGATAGCGGCTTTCGCACAAATTACGGTCCCTGCCCACCCTGTAGCCGCTGTCCAGGACATCGGCTTTTAGATTGAactgacaacaacaacatttgTTTCTGTTGGAGACGAAGCTAAAGTTTGAGTACTCTAACaaagtttttaaagtaaaatcTCGGAAGCCGTCAGCACTACtgataattgaattgaattgttgCATCTGCAGGTAATGCTATTACAGTAGCTAGTCATAATTTTCCAATAATGGTACCTTGAACCAATTTGAAAAACCTAGGACTTACTCGATACAACGAAATAAATTATTGAAGTTTTACTTGTTGACTATCAAAGTCAAATAAGAACAATATAAGAGGATATATACACGGAGTATTATTCTAAGGCGAACTTCTCAAGATCATACCATAAATACCAAGAACACTCGGAATTAATCCCTATCGAAAATTGTAGCAGGGTGCTACCACCTGCAACATTTTTTTTAGATATCTCATCAAAACTTTGAGGTACCATTATTGGAAAATTATGACTAGTAATATTCCTCATTTTCCAAGCCGCATTCGGATTTTTATGGTTAAATAATGTCCATTGTTCTACCTCTTGAGTGTCATCACTTTTAATCTTCCAAATGAACAGAGTTGGGCGCTCTTTCAAAGATGTCAGATAGAATCTGAATAGCTTATCGCTCATGGGTGTCGTCACATGCTCATATTCTCTGAACACCTCGCGATTCAAATCAAAAGCAAAAACCGTTAGCACAATAAAATTACCGAGTGTATTTTCATGAACCCAATAAATCACCCCATCAAGACAAATGCTATTGATGGTAATCCCCATAGGCGACATCTTAATCAGTGAACTAGGTAAACATTTGTAGTCTATTGAGTTCCAATATTTCGATCCAACAGTCAATATCGCGGCCTTGGTTGTACTTCCGTAAATAATACTCAGAACTTTGAATACCTTATGTACAGGATCAAACCCTAATGCATACCAAGATTTGAAAAGTTCCTCAGACTTGATAGTTCTTGTAGGAAGATGTGTAAACTCCCGGGTTTTCAAGTTCATAAGACCGGCACGCATTGAATATGGATTGAAGAGACAAATTAGGT
This sequence is a window from Silene latifolia isolate original U9 population chromosome 8, ASM4854445v1, whole genome shotgun sequence. Protein-coding genes within it:
- the LOC141594564 gene encoding putative F-box protein At1g46984, whose protein sequence is MEMNVEQKIKGEVRRRKCNTSNASFEDIPEDIQIEILSRLSFKSLSRCKCVSKHWNDTLTIQTFLLKHSRSYDKHSKLGFVAPLNSWRRGSVISFELNDDNTPKTTESRIRGHNVYFTNDFPMNNYYMSNICNDLICLFNPYSMRAGLMNLKTREFTHLPTRTIKSEELFKSWYALGFDPVHKVFKVLSIIYGSTTKAAILTVGSKYWNSIDYKCLPSSLIKMSPMGITINSICLDGVIYWVHENTLGNFIVLTVFAFDLNREVFREYEHVTTPMSDKLFRFYLTSLKERPTLFIWKIKSDDTQEVEQWTLFNHKNPNAAWKMRNITSHNFPIMVPQSFDEISKKNVAGGSTLLQFSIGINSECSWYLWYDLEKFALE
- the LOC141594563 gene encoding putative F-box protein At3g52320, which codes for MNTCIVDSSMEMNVEQKIQGEVTRRECNTSDVSFVDIPEEIQLDILSRLPPKSLSRCQYVSKHWNDTLTIQAFLVKHSPSYDKHSKLAYVARFTNWRKGSVISFDLNDDNTPKTTGNPIKGRDIYFNDFPMTNYLYMSNICNDLICLFDKDSTFAGLMNIKTRDFIRLPAITIKSKGPFRLWYALGFDPVHKVFKVLSIIYESTIKEGTTTRAAILTVGSKHWNPINYKCLPSSLIKKSPRRTIINSLCLDEVMYWVHKNTIDNVSVLTVGSFDLNREAFRDTELVTTPMKDGTFRYYLTFLKECPTLFICKMKNYYTGEVKVEQWTLFNHKNPNAAWKRRIFTTTDFPKGVTYGYYGIPVAGGSTVIQYSKSIDSNHECSWYLSYDLEDFAVGFQI